One genomic segment of Blastopirellula marina includes these proteins:
- a CDS encoding DUF1501 domain-containing protein: MFSSRRDFLQQNAWGFGALALSSLLLNDEASAAPGQNGVLAAPHHPPKAKRVIQLFMSGAASPIDTFDHKPMLEKHHGEESDFGEHVEAFQNGLGPWMKSPFHFSPHGQSGKMLSEVVSPLGACVDDMAFVHNMVGKSGVHSQATYLQATGFDTPGFPGMGAWVSYGLGSISDNLPAFVVLPDHRGFASNGPKNWSSAFLPANTQGTAIFPQRENPIEDLTPKSSFTSSASDDASLRLLEQINGRYQEQRLGDSRLEARIRSYELAAKMQLSAPQAMDISQEPSHILKMYGLDRMGAEYPSEINAPEEAEYFGRKCLIARRLIEQGVRFIQIWSGNDNGFPRRNWDSHEDIRRDHGPLATGMAVGTAALIQDLKQHGLLEDTIILWTTEFGRMPSTQGSKGRDHNPYVFTNWLCGGGIKPGITFGESDQWGYKPLDREHPTQVYDIHATILHLLGINHEKLTVRHNGIDRRLTDVHGHVIREILA, translated from the coding sequence ATGTTTTCCTCACGACGCGATTTTCTGCAGCAGAATGCCTGGGGCTTCGGTGCGTTAGCATTGTCTTCGCTACTTCTGAACGACGAAGCGAGTGCTGCCCCTGGCCAGAATGGCGTGCTCGCGGCCCCCCATCATCCGCCGAAAGCCAAACGCGTCATACAGCTTTTCATGAGCGGAGCGGCCAGTCCGATAGACACCTTCGACCATAAACCGATGCTCGAAAAGCATCATGGAGAAGAGTCGGATTTCGGCGAGCACGTTGAGGCCTTCCAGAATGGTCTTGGTCCATGGATGAAATCTCCATTCCATTTTTCGCCGCATGGACAATCAGGCAAGATGCTTAGCGAGGTTGTCTCCCCCCTGGGGGCCTGCGTCGACGACATGGCCTTCGTTCACAACATGGTCGGCAAGAGCGGTGTTCATTCTCAAGCAACATACCTTCAAGCCACCGGGTTCGACACACCCGGATTTCCTGGCATGGGTGCCTGGGTGAGCTACGGACTGGGTAGCATTAGCGACAACTTGCCAGCATTCGTCGTCCTGCCAGATCACCGCGGCTTCGCCAGTAATGGCCCGAAGAACTGGAGCAGTGCGTTTCTGCCTGCCAACACTCAAGGGACCGCGATCTTCCCGCAACGTGAGAACCCCATTGAAGACCTGACGCCCAAGTCATCCTTTACTTCCAGCGCAAGTGACGATGCAAGTTTACGCCTGCTAGAACAAATCAATGGCCGCTACCAGGAACAGCGTCTAGGCGACTCGCGACTAGAAGCTCGTATCCGCAGCTACGAACTCGCGGCCAAAATGCAGTTGAGCGCTCCTCAGGCCATGGATATCTCGCAAGAGCCAAGCCACATCCTCAAGATGTATGGACTTGATCGGATGGGTGCCGAATATCCTTCCGAGATCAATGCGCCGGAAGAAGCTGAATATTTCGGCCGCAAGTGTCTCATCGCGCGACGACTGATCGAACAAGGGGTTCGCTTCATCCAGATCTGGTCAGGAAACGATAACGGCTTCCCTCGTCGAAACTGGGACAGCCATGAAGATATCCGCCGAGACCACGGCCCGTTGGCCACTGGCATGGCGGTTGGCACGGCCGCACTCATTCAGGATCTCAAGCAGCACGGATTGCTTGAAGATACGATCATCCTTTGGACAACCGAATTCGGCCGGATGCCGTCGACGCAGGGGAGCAAGGGACGTGATCACAATCCTTACGTTTTCACCAATTGGTTATGCGGAGGAGGTATCAAGCCCGGTATTACATTTGGCGAATCCGACCAATGGGGCTACAAACCGCTCGATCGCGAGCATCCCACCCAGGTCTATGACATCCATGCCACGATACTTCATTTGCTGGGGATCAATCACGAAAAACTAACCGTCCGCCACAACGGAATCGATCGCCGCTTAACGGACGTTCATGGTCATGTGATTCGCGAAATCCTGGCTTAG
- a CDS encoding DUF1553 domain-containing protein — MLRSTPQSTRAVCLFLWFTLGGWTYAQEETLPQDFFEKSVAPILSSHCVTCHNDQKQEGGLSLSDRQSALNGGDSGESIVPRQTEASLLLEYVIGDPPEMPKGGQPLSNQEIAILRRWIAGGATWPKELKLEAEDRWWSRQSLSRPSVPEVPLASKSRVRTPIDAFILAQLHKQEMDLSPEADARTLVRRLYYDLIGLPPTPEEMRQWTSRLNQGEEGYQQLVEHLLASPHYGERWARHWLDVVKYADTCGYDKDKLRRNAWPYRDYVIRSLNDDKPYARFVEEQIAGDALFPGEQDGILGLGFIAAGPWDFIGHVEVPASKIDGKNARNLDRDEMVSNTLNTFCSVTIQCARCHDHKFDPYTQQHYYGLQAVFAAVDRAERPFDMDPQIEKKRLQLVGEKQAIEQQLASLQREMAADGGKRLTELRAQVQSLGQQAKPESTVPQHGYHSHIEKTGNQSKWVQIDLGNPTEISKIVLHPCYDDFAGIGPGFGFPLQFTIEAASDATFADSQKLSDETTQDYPNPLLASYEVEVPITARFVRITATKLAPRQNDFIFALSEVEVFDANDQNIALKSTVQSLDSIEAPVRWQRSNLVDGLWPKSISAKASEELNQAKQALAELEKQIETPERITQRAEFTKRIQDMDAQLKSLPSGKMVYAAATHFNPQGSFQPTQGTPRDVHVLHRGNVTEPRAKAMPGTLPLPGKNAYEFALPTDHDESERRAALAKWITSRDHPLTWRSIVNRLWYYHFDQAIVGSPNDFGRMGQMPTHPQLLDWLAVEFRDNDQSFKHLHRLIVTSSVYRQSSQHNEVHAAKDSSNRFLWRMNRRRLEAEEIRDSILSVSGKLDTSMGGPGFFVFKLEKEAHSPHYEYHKFDPSDPASHRRSIYRFIVRSQPDPYMTTLDCADSSQSTPKRSETLTALQALSMLNNPFQLTMAQSFAERLQHEAPTLPEQVELGVQLTLGREPTDFEREKFTAFAQENGVANLCRVFFNQSEFVYLD, encoded by the coding sequence ATGTTACGTTCTACTCCCCAATCAACTCGAGCAGTCTGTCTCTTCCTATGGTTCACCTTGGGCGGCTGGACATACGCCCAGGAAGAAACTTTGCCCCAAGACTTCTTCGAAAAGTCGGTCGCGCCAATCCTCTCCTCTCACTGCGTTACCTGTCATAACGACCAGAAGCAGGAAGGAGGTCTTTCGCTTTCCGATAGACAGTCTGCTCTCAACGGAGGAGACAGCGGCGAATCGATCGTTCCTAGACAAACTGAAGCGAGCCTTCTGCTCGAATACGTCATAGGCGATCCACCCGAAATGCCCAAAGGAGGCCAACCACTATCCAACCAAGAGATCGCCATCCTTCGCAGGTGGATTGCTGGCGGAGCTACCTGGCCCAAAGAGCTAAAACTGGAAGCAGAAGATCGTTGGTGGTCTCGCCAATCATTAAGCCGGCCATCAGTCCCGGAAGTCCCCCTGGCATCCAAGTCCCGTGTAAGAACCCCTATCGATGCGTTCATCTTGGCTCAACTTCACAAGCAGGAAATGGACCTGTCTCCCGAGGCAGATGCGCGAACGCTTGTGCGTCGTTTGTACTACGATCTGATAGGTCTTCCTCCGACACCCGAGGAAATGCGTCAATGGACCTCGCGACTCAATCAGGGAGAAGAGGGATACCAACAGTTAGTTGAACACCTTTTGGCCTCGCCTCACTATGGCGAACGCTGGGCACGGCATTGGCTAGACGTAGTGAAATACGCCGATACATGCGGTTACGACAAGGACAAGCTCCGCCGTAACGCGTGGCCTTACCGCGACTACGTCATCCGTTCTCTTAATGATGACAAACCTTATGCCCGCTTCGTCGAAGAACAGATTGCCGGCGATGCCCTTTTTCCTGGCGAGCAAGATGGCATCTTGGGGCTTGGCTTCATAGCAGCAGGCCCTTGGGATTTCATTGGTCACGTTGAAGTACCTGCCAGCAAGATCGATGGTAAGAATGCGCGAAACCTCGATCGGGACGAGATGGTATCCAATACGTTGAACACGTTTTGCAGCGTGACCATTCAGTGTGCCCGATGTCACGACCATAAGTTTGACCCTTACACCCAACAGCACTACTACGGTCTCCAGGCTGTATTTGCGGCGGTCGATCGGGCTGAACGCCCCTTCGACATGGATCCGCAAATAGAGAAAAAGCGATTACAGCTTGTAGGCGAAAAGCAAGCCATTGAGCAACAACTCGCCAGCCTGCAACGAGAAATGGCTGCCGACGGGGGAAAACGACTAACGGAACTGCGTGCCCAGGTCCAATCGCTAGGACAGCAGGCAAAACCTGAGTCAACAGTCCCGCAGCATGGCTATCACAGTCATATAGAAAAGACAGGCAATCAATCCAAATGGGTGCAAATTGACTTAGGCAACCCCACCGAAATTTCGAAAATTGTCTTGCATCCTTGCTACGACGATTTTGCAGGTATCGGACCAGGCTTTGGTTTTCCACTGCAATTCACAATTGAAGCCGCTAGTGATGCCACTTTTGCTGATTCCCAAAAATTGTCCGACGAAACCACTCAAGATTACCCCAACCCTTTACTAGCGAGCTACGAAGTCGAAGTGCCCATCACGGCTCGGTTCGTTCGTATTACGGCGACCAAGCTTGCTCCAAGACAGAATGATTTCATCTTTGCGTTATCCGAGGTAGAGGTATTCGACGCAAACGATCAAAACATTGCCCTCAAGAGCACGGTCCAATCTCTTGATTCCATTGAAGCCCCCGTACGCTGGCAACGCTCCAATCTTGTTGATGGCCTTTGGCCAAAATCTATTTCAGCCAAAGCATCCGAAGAGCTTAATCAGGCGAAGCAGGCACTGGCTGAGCTAGAAAAGCAAATCGAAACGCCTGAGCGAATCACTCAGAGGGCTGAATTCACAAAGCGCATCCAAGACATGGATGCACAGCTCAAGTCCCTACCTTCCGGCAAAATGGTCTACGCAGCAGCAACGCATTTCAATCCACAGGGATCTTTTCAGCCGACCCAAGGCACACCGCGTGACGTCCATGTTCTCCATCGAGGCAATGTCACCGAACCACGCGCCAAAGCTATGCCAGGCACTTTGCCGTTGCCAGGGAAGAACGCGTACGAATTCGCTCTACCTACAGATCACGATGAATCAGAACGCCGCGCGGCATTGGCCAAGTGGATCACGTCTCGAGATCATCCACTAACCTGGCGAAGTATCGTCAACCGCCTATGGTATTACCACTTCGATCAGGCAATCGTTGGCTCACCGAATGACTTCGGTCGCATGGGGCAGATGCCGACACATCCGCAACTACTCGACTGGCTGGCCGTGGAATTTCGCGACAACGACCAGTCTTTCAAACATCTGCATCGTCTAATTGTCACCAGCAGTGTCTATCGCCAGTCATCTCAGCACAATGAAGTTCATGCTGCGAAAGACAGTAGCAATCGATTTCTATGGCGTATGAATCGACGGAGATTAGAGGCCGAGGAGATCCGCGATTCGATTCTTTCGGTCAGCGGGAAGTTGGACACGTCGATGGGTGGGCCAGGCTTCTTTGTCTTCAAGCTTGAAAAAGAAGCCCACTCTCCTCACTACGAGTACCACAAATTCGACCCAAGCGATCCGGCTAGTCATCGCCGAAGCATCTATCGGTTCATCGTCCGTTCGCAGCCCGATCCCTACATGACGACGCTCGACTGTGCCGACTCATCCCAAAGCACTCCGAAGCGGAGCGAAACACTCACGGCACTTCAGGCCCTATCGATGCTCAACAACCCATTTCAGTTGACCATGGCGCAATCGTTTGCCGAACGACTTCAGCACGAGGCACCAACGCTGCCGGAGCAGGTCGAACTTGGCGTCCAGTTGACACTCGGCCGTGAACCAACTGACTTCGAGCGAGAGAAGTTCACCGCATTTGCCCAAGAGAATGGGGTGGCCAATCTATGCCGCGTGTTCTTCAATCAAAGCGAATTTGTTTACCTCGATTAA
- a CDS encoding glycosyltransferase, producing the protein MDRPLKIVKVIPYPLPVLRFGGPVVQAQVVCRELAARGHEVRVLTTDIDLPQEFPRDKWIENDGYQIRYTSTSPHHRMPPFYTPGIRRPLQEILAEADVVQTNIGLTLTNEMVRKLTGRVGVPYVYNAEGALCPKRLQIKSIEKKLFRYCYENRIVREAAVCQAVSQYERETLLEWGVHPERIAVIPNGFSLPPIETWESRQAIRHQMGHAEDDVLILFMGRISQIKGIDLLLGAFERLSAEFPRAQLIIAGPDEGIQANLQQFVRKHGLEHRVRFPGIIDGAEKNRTLQAADIFALTSHSEGLPNAVIEALGYGLAMLLTHRCNVPEVTEYRAGHVVEAEIESIALALRNLLGDAQQRSEYQQNARRLAVERFALDRVVDDLEKLYQGLAQSSQSHEAIANL; encoded by the coding sequence GTGGATCGTCCCTTAAAGATCGTCAAGGTGATTCCCTATCCACTACCTGTCCTTCGATTTGGTGGTCCTGTAGTTCAGGCCCAGGTCGTTTGCCGGGAACTCGCGGCTCGAGGTCACGAAGTACGTGTCTTGACGACCGACATTGACTTGCCCCAGGAATTCCCTCGCGACAAGTGGATTGAGAACGACGGGTATCAGATCCGCTATACGTCAACTTCTCCGCACCATCGAATGCCACCTTTTTACACCCCAGGCATTCGCCGTCCGCTTCAGGAGATTCTTGCAGAAGCGGACGTCGTTCAAACCAATATTGGCCTCACGCTAACCAATGAGATGGTACGGAAGTTGACCGGGCGAGTCGGTGTTCCGTACGTGTACAACGCGGAAGGAGCATTGTGTCCTAAGCGTTTGCAGATCAAATCAATTGAGAAGAAGCTCTTTCGATACTGCTACGAAAATCGAATCGTGCGCGAAGCGGCCGTTTGCCAGGCCGTTTCACAATACGAACGAGAGACGCTTCTCGAGTGGGGAGTTCACCCTGAGCGGATCGCCGTGATTCCTAATGGTTTTTCTTTGCCGCCGATAGAGACTTGGGAGTCCAGGCAAGCCATTCGTCATCAGATGGGACATGCCGAAGATGATGTTTTGATTCTTTTCATGGGAAGGATCTCTCAAATCAAGGGAATCGACTTACTGCTGGGTGCCTTCGAGCGACTAAGTGCCGAGTTCCCCAGGGCCCAATTAATCATTGCTGGTCCGGACGAGGGTATACAGGCCAATCTGCAGCAGTTCGTGCGGAAGCATGGCCTGGAGCATCGTGTCCGATTTCCAGGCATTATCGACGGTGCAGAAAAAAACAGAACACTGCAGGCCGCCGATATTTTCGCGCTTACGAGTCATTCTGAGGGCTTGCCAAACGCGGTGATCGAAGCGCTGGGATACGGCCTGGCAATGCTGCTGACCCACCGCTGCAATGTGCCTGAGGTAACTGAATACAGAGCAGGTCACGTCGTTGAGGCCGAGATTGAATCGATCGCTTTGGCGCTCAGAAACCTTCTTGGCGATGCCCAGCAAAGATCGGAGTACCAACAAAACGCACGACGCCTGGCCGTTGAGCGGTTTGCTCTGGATAGGGTTGTCGACGACTTAGAGAAACTCTATCAGGGGTTGGCTCAGTCATCTCAAAGTCACGAAGCGATTGCGAATCTATGA
- the pseI gene encoding pseudaminic acid synthase, protein MNDFKILGREIGHFAPTYVIAELSANHHQSIERAKELVHTAKDAGADAIKLQTYTADTITIHSSNKPFQISGGTIWDGKTLYDLYQEAYTPWEWQPELKAYANDLGMDCFSSPFDPTSVAFLEKMEVPCYKIASFEIVDTGLLREIGRTGKPVIMSTGMATLGEIDEAISTLRGAGAGPIALLKCTSSYPSPPEEMNLRTIPHMASAFGVPVGLSDHTLGIAVPVAAVALGACIIEKHLTLSRDEPGPDSAFSLEPDEFKAMVEAVRTTEKAMGQINYSPTSREQASRTFRRSLFVTQDIKAGESFTPDNVRSIRPGNGLEPKWLDVVLESRATTDLKRGTPLELAHLAQTTSAYNS, encoded by the coding sequence ATGAACGACTTCAAAATTCTCGGCCGTGAAATAGGCCATTTTGCACCGACATATGTCATCGCCGAACTTTCTGCCAATCATCATCAGAGTATTGAAAGGGCCAAGGAATTGGTACATACCGCCAAGGATGCAGGGGCGGATGCCATTAAACTCCAAACCTATACGGCCGATACGATAACGATTCACTCGAGCAACAAACCATTTCAGATTAGCGGCGGAACAATTTGGGACGGAAAAACGCTATACGACCTTTACCAAGAAGCCTATACGCCCTGGGAATGGCAGCCTGAACTGAAAGCATATGCAAACGACTTGGGCATGGATTGCTTTTCATCGCCATTCGATCCAACATCTGTAGCGTTTCTCGAGAAAATGGAGGTTCCATGCTACAAAATAGCTTCTTTTGAGATCGTCGATACCGGCCTTTTAAGGGAGATTGGCCGAACGGGAAAGCCAGTCATCATGTCGACAGGCATGGCCACACTGGGCGAGATCGACGAGGCCATTTCAACACTCCGCGGCGCAGGTGCTGGCCCGATTGCGTTGCTCAAGTGTACCAGCAGTTATCCTTCGCCTCCGGAGGAAATGAATCTTCGCACTATACCTCACATGGCATCTGCCTTTGGAGTCCCAGTCGGACTATCTGACCATACCCTAGGAATCGCAGTCCCCGTCGCGGCGGTAGCCTTAGGCGCATGTATCATTGAAAAACACCTGACGCTTTCGCGTGATGAACCTGGACCAGATAGCGCCTTCTCTCTTGAACCTGACGAATTCAAGGCAATGGTTGAGGCCGTGCGAACCACCGAAAAAGCGATGGGGCAAATCAACTACTCCCCAACCTCAAGGGAACAAGCAAGCCGTACGTTCCGACGTTCGCTATTTGTCACACAAGACATCAAAGCTGGTGAATCATTCACTCCAGATAACGTCCGATCAATTCGCCCTGGTAATGGACTCGAACCAAAGTGGCTGGATGTCGTTTTGGAATCAAGAGCGACGACGGATCTCAAGCGTGGCACGCCACTAGAATTAGCTCATCTCGCCCAGACAACTTCGGCATACAACAGCTGA
- the pseH gene encoding UDP-4-amino-4,6-dideoxy-N-acetyl-beta-L-altrosamine N-acetyltransferase, protein MNNNSPRHISLIPILEVDSNIQSRVRDIRNEDAVRKWMYTDHFISEDEHLAWLDQLRIDSKQRVFVVLNEDNNPLGAVSVNALDRRHRKSDWAFYLTSTSRGGMGAALEFAFIDFVFDTLALEKLNCEVLEGNDSVVKLHKKFGFVEEGFRRSNIIKEGRRIGVHLLGLLNCEWRTSRQAIYDKYKSRFDQFTFSISFNRE, encoded by the coding sequence ATGAATAACAATAGCCCGCGACATATTTCGCTTATTCCCATACTAGAAGTGGATTCGAATATCCAAAGCAGAGTCAGAGACATTCGAAATGAGGATGCGGTTAGAAAATGGATGTATACCGACCATTTTATTTCTGAGGACGAACATCTAGCCTGGCTGGACCAACTCAGAATCGACTCCAAACAACGGGTCTTTGTCGTTCTTAACGAAGACAACAATCCACTGGGTGCGGTTAGCGTAAATGCACTAGATCGTCGACATCGAAAGTCTGATTGGGCGTTTTATCTAACAAGTACATCTCGTGGTGGAATGGGTGCAGCCCTCGAATTCGCATTTATCGATTTTGTCTTTGATACGCTGGCATTAGAAAAGCTGAATTGCGAGGTCCTTGAGGGAAACGATAGCGTCGTGAAGCTTCATAAGAAGTTCGGTTTCGTGGAAGAAGGTTTTCGTCGATCGAACATCATTAAGGAAGGAAGGCGAATTGGAGTCCACTTATTAGGACTGCTCAACTGTGAATGGAGAACGTCCCGCCAAGCCATCTATGACAAATACAAGTCTCGATTCGACCAGTTCACGTTCTCGATCAGCTTTAATCGAGAGTAA
- the pseG gene encoding UDP-2,4-diacetamido-2,4,6-trideoxy-beta-L-altropyranose hydrolase has protein sequence MLLIRADASVSMGTGHIMRCLALAQAWRGQIGPVKFVSSEMPNRLIDRLKNESFEVIMNDAAAGSKEDLQHLKTLIDDEKAVRVVVDGYQFDDSYQQGLADHNCRVLFFDDYGHCSHYEADWILNQNLGADPALYDNRGGRTKLLLGSAYVLLRQEFLGLGVKSRPRRKQIENILITLGGSDAHNLTLPVLFALKQIAEKTMDVKVLLGPGNPHRSSIDDVLSEFPCSIEILDNVSNMAPTLSWTDIAICGGGSTNWEMAYFGIPRIVLIQADNQLLACQSLMMAGCASILDARHTFDEFQLINELRLLLTSTSLIQQMSHANQNIVDGHGVNRVLLEIAPDGSSSHN, from the coding sequence GTGCTCCTGATCCGCGCGGATGCGAGTGTTTCGATGGGGACCGGCCACATCATGCGCTGCTTGGCTTTGGCTCAAGCATGGCGAGGTCAGATTGGTCCCGTCAAATTTGTTTCCTCGGAAATGCCGAACCGCTTGATTGATCGTCTTAAGAACGAGTCGTTCGAAGTCATCATGAACGACGCGGCAGCGGGAAGTAAAGAAGATTTACAACACCTTAAAACACTCATCGACGATGAAAAGGCCGTACGTGTCGTTGTGGATGGATATCAGTTCGATGATTCTTACCAACAAGGCTTGGCGGATCACAATTGTCGCGTCCTTTTTTTTGACGATTACGGGCATTGCTCGCATTACGAAGCTGATTGGATATTGAACCAAAACTTAGGTGCCGATCCCGCATTGTATGACAATCGCGGTGGCCGTACGAAGCTATTGCTGGGCAGTGCCTACGTCCTACTTCGCCAGGAATTCCTTGGTCTCGGAGTCAAATCCCGTCCTCGTCGGAAGCAAATCGAAAATATATTGATAACGCTCGGCGGCAGTGATGCTCACAATTTAACCTTGCCAGTACTGTTTGCCTTAAAGCAGATTGCAGAGAAGACTATGGACGTGAAAGTCCTTCTGGGCCCCGGAAATCCACATAGGTCATCAATAGATGACGTTTTGTCAGAATTCCCTTGCTCCATAGAAATACTTGATAATGTTTCCAATATGGCTCCTACATTAAGTTGGACAGACATCGCGATCTGTGGGGGTGGGAGCACCAATTGGGAGATGGCTTATTTTGGCATTCCACGAATCGTACTCATACAGGCGGACAATCAGCTACTCGCTTGCCAGTCGCTAATGATGGCTGGATGTGCATCGATTCTCGATGCTCGCCACACTTTCGATGAGTTCCAGTTGATCAATGAATTACGCCTCCTCCTTACTTCCACTTCACTTATTCAGCAAATGTCGCATGCCAACCAAAACATCGTGGATGGGCATGGAGTCAATCGAGTTTTGTTAGAAATCGCTCCAGATGGATCCAGTTCACATAATTGA
- the pseF gene encoding pseudaminic acid cytidylyltransferase has translation MKIAIIPARGGSKRIPRKNIRIFAGKPIIGYSIETAIASGLFDDIIISTDDHEVAEVAKSFGASVPFLRPNELSCDYTPTLPVIRHAIEQIEANAGQVELACCIYPTAPFLRAQDLADGFRLLKNNQQAEFAFSVTSFSFPIFRSLKIEGDRVGMFWPEHEMTRSQDLPEAFHDAGQFYWGTRDAFLHAGGIYSANSHAVVLPRYLVQDIDTEEDWIRAEQMYLASQFTLQGDKPCS, from the coding sequence ATGAAAATCGCAATCATTCCCGCCCGAGGGGGGAGCAAAAGAATTCCCCGAAAGAATATTCGCATCTTCGCTGGAAAACCGATTATCGGATATTCTATCGAAACTGCGATCGCCAGCGGACTTTTCGACGACATCATCATTTCGACGGACGATCACGAAGTAGCTGAAGTCGCCAAGTCTTTTGGGGCCAGCGTTCCGTTCCTGCGACCCAACGAACTCTCATGCGACTACACACCGACTTTACCCGTGATTCGGCATGCAATCGAACAGATTGAAGCCAATGCCGGCCAAGTTGAGTTGGCGTGCTGTATTTATCCAACGGCTCCGTTTCTACGAGCTCAAGATTTGGCCGATGGGTTTCGTTTGTTAAAGAACAACCAACAGGCGGAATTCGCGTTTTCGGTAACTAGTTTTTCTTTTCCCATATTTCGATCGCTCAAAATTGAAGGGGATCGTGTCGGCATGTTCTGGCCGGAACATGAAATGACTCGCTCTCAGGACCTTCCCGAAGCATTTCATGATGCGGGCCAGTTTTACTGGGGAACGCGCGACGCCTTTCTGCATGCGGGTGGCATTTATTCAGCAAATTCCCATGCAGTCGTTCTACCGCGTTACCTGGTCCAAGATATCGACACAGAAGAAGACTGGATTCGAGCGGAACAAATGTATCTTGCCAGCCAATTCACTTTACAAGGAGACAAGCCGTGCTCCTGA
- the pseC gene encoding UDP-4-amino-4,6-dideoxy-N-acetyl-beta-L-altrosamine transaminase, whose amino-acid sequence MIPYGRQQIEQSDIDAVVATLKSDWLTSGPRVEEFEKQFAEFVGASHAVAVNSGTAALHLATMVAELGPGDRLLTSPITFLASANCAAYVGATPDFVDIDRASRNLCPRALEAAWQPDTKAVVAVDFAGQPCDIQGISEVARPRGAIVIEDACHGIGSAIRKDGKAVRSGGHDWADITTFSFHPVKTMTTGEGGMLVTNDEELAKKAYILRNHGMTREASEFTGLGSGGAQFQPGPWYYEMHELGFNYRITDLQCALGISQLSRLPQFIKRRQEIVAAYNEAFHNLEFLHPPALSSHVEPELISWHLYSVEIDFELLGITRAEFMTEMRENGIGTQVHYIPIYLQPYYRQNYGYSPGKCPEAEAYYGRALSLPLYAAMTDSDVQTVIDTVRSMCQRRSS is encoded by the coding sequence ATGATTCCCTATGGGCGTCAACAAATCGAACAGTCCGATATCGACGCCGTCGTAGCCACGCTAAAAAGCGATTGGCTTACCAGTGGCCCACGCGTTGAAGAATTTGAGAAGCAGTTCGCGGAATTCGTCGGTGCCAGTCATGCGGTTGCGGTAAACAGTGGTACGGCCGCACTACACCTGGCAACCATGGTTGCCGAGCTTGGGCCTGGTGATCGATTGCTGACCAGTCCGATCACATTTCTTGCTTCAGCAAATTGTGCCGCGTACGTTGGAGCAACGCCTGACTTCGTTGACATTGACAGGGCAAGTCGAAATCTTTGTCCCCGGGCCCTTGAAGCGGCCTGGCAACCGGATACGAAGGCGGTTGTGGCAGTCGACTTCGCCGGTCAACCGTGCGATATCCAAGGCATCTCCGAGGTAGCAAGACCCCGCGGTGCAATTGTGATTGAAGATGCTTGCCATGGGATTGGCAGTGCGATTCGCAAGGACGGAAAGGCCGTGAGAAGTGGCGGACACGACTGGGCAGATATCACAACGTTTAGCTTTCACCCTGTCAAAACCATGACCACGGGCGAAGGGGGCATGCTTGTTACCAATGACGAAGAATTGGCAAAGAAAGCGTACATCCTGCGTAACCACGGCATGACGCGAGAGGCGAGCGAATTTACCGGTTTGGGCAGTGGTGGAGCGCAATTTCAGCCAGGCCCCTGGTATTACGAAATGCATGAACTCGGCTTCAACTATCGAATTACCGACTTGCAGTGTGCGCTCGGCATTTCACAACTATCTCGCTTACCGCAATTCATAAAACGACGCCAGGAAATCGTTGCTGCCTATAACGAAGCGTTTCATAATCTCGAGTTCCTTCATCCCCCTGCCCTAAGTTCGCATGTCGAGCCTGAGCTGATATCTTGGCATCTATACTCGGTTGAAATCGATTTCGAATTACTTGGCATTACTCGTGCCGAATTCATGACGGAAATGCGAGAAAACGGAATTGGAACACAAGTTCACTACATTCCGATCTATTTGCAGCCATACTACCGGCAGAACTACGGATACTCGCCTGGCAAATGCCCCGAAGCCGAAGCCTACTACGGCCGAGCGTTAAGCCTGCCTCTGTATGCTGCGATGACAGACTCCGATGTGCAAACCGTAATCGACACGGTAAGAAGCATGTGCCAGAGGAGGTCATCATGA